One genomic window of Medicago truncatula cultivar Jemalong A17 chromosome 1, MtrunA17r5.0-ANR, whole genome shotgun sequence includes the following:
- the LOC11433289 gene encoding polyadenylate-binding protein 1 isoform X2, whose product MEQEEHEVYGADIPDEEVDMDADIDAEHQEGDEELASNHTTKELEDMKKRLKEIEEEASALREMQAKVEKEMGAVQDPAGSSVSQAEKEEVDARSIYVGNVDYACTPEEVQQHFQSCGTVNRVTILTDKFGQPKGFAYVEFVEADAVQNALILNETELHGRQLKVSAKRTNVPGLKQYGRRPAGFRGRRPFMPAPFFPPYAYGVPRYRRPTRYRPY is encoded by the exons ATGGAGCAGGAAGAGCACGAAGTCTACGGTGCTGACATTCCCGATGAAGAGGTTGACATGGATGCCGACATAGATGCTGAACATCAAGAAGGCGATGAAGAACTCGCATCCAATCACACCACCAAG GAATTGGAGGATATGAAGAAGAGGCTGAAAGAGATCGAGGAAGAAGCTAGCGCCCTTCGCGAAATGCAAGCTAAGGTTGAGAAAGAGATGGGCGCTGTTCAAG ATCCTGCTGGGTCTTCTGTGTCTCAAGCTGAAAAGGAGGAAGTGGATGCTAGATCTATCTATGTCGGTAAT GTTGACTATGCATGCACACCTGAAGAAGTCCAACAGCATTTTCAGTCCTGTGGTACTGTGAACAGAGTCACAATATTGACAGACAAATTTGGTCAACCGAAAGGATTTGCTTATGTAGAATTTGTTGAAGCTGATGCTGTTCAGAATGCTCTCATTTTAAATGAAACTGAATTGCATGGCCGACAGCTGAAG GTGTCTGCAAAACGTACTAATGTTCCTGGATTGAAGCAGTACGGAAGAAGACCTGCTGGTTTCCGCGGTAGGAGGCCTTTCATGCCTGCACCATTCTTTCCACCATATGCTTACGG GGTTCCGAGATATAGAAGACCCACCCGATACCGGCCATACTAG
- the LOC11429749 gene encoding probable GTP-binding protein OBGM, mitochondrial isoform X2: MLVFEARYVRQVKVFTRTCVSRWSTVFYSCYSNSPHSKSKLAPLQERRMIDKVKIFAKAGDGGHGCTSSRRSRHDRKSIADGNGGHGSSKNKIGTRGADKVVRVPIGTVLHLVSGDIPSIVKKVQSSADLDPWDVPGVLVDDHSDPRDGSTSNVTMQEKVNAIHPTGCSSSQATEANVEKSVKSTCVASADVLSQLSSSNETSELGSEDIEGKPEILSNVAELTEEGQQIIVARGGEGGLGNVSIQKDPRKPPTTKAGAGQHVTNLQDTDSVNSSLSTGLPGSESVLILELKCIADVSFVGMPNAGKSTLLGAISRAKPAVGHYAFTTLRPNLGNLNYDDMSIIVADIPGLIKGAHQNRGLGHAFLRHIERTKVLAYVVDVAAALPGRKGISPWEQLKDLVLELEYHLEGLSNRPSLIVANKIDEEGAEEVYEELRRRVQGVPIFAVSAVLEEGIPELKSGLRMLVNGETSCPLCLDQILLD; encoded by the exons ATGTTGGTGTTTGAAGCAAGATATGTTCGACAAGTAAAAGTTTTTACTCGAACTTGTGTATCGAGATGGTCTACTGTATTTTATTCTTGTTATTCAAATTCTCCTCACAGCAAATCTAAGCTGGCCCCTTTGCAG GAGAGAAGAATGATTgacaaagttaaaatatttgcaaaaGCAGGAGATGGTGGTCATGGTTGCACCAGCTCTCGCCGCAGTCGACATGATAGAAAGAGCATAGCTGATg GTAATGGAGGACATGGATCATCAAAAAATAAGATAGGAACCAGGGGTGCCGATAAG GTTGTTCGTGTACCGATTGGCACTGTACTTCATCTTGTTAGTGGTGATATTCCTTCTATAGTCAAAAAAGTTCAATCCTCGGCAGATTTAGACCCTTGGGATGTTCCTGGTGTACTTGTAGATGATCATTCCGACCCTCGCGATGGTTCTACTTCCAACGTTACAATGCAGGAAAAAGTCAATGCAATACATCCTACTGGCTGCTCTTCATCCCAAGCTACTGAAGCAAATGTTGAGAAGTCTGTAAAATCTACATGTGTTGCATCAGCAGATGTACTTTCTCAACTTTCATCATCTAATGAAACTTCCGAACTTGGTTCAGAGGATATAGAAGGGAAACCAGAGATCCTTAGTAATGTTGCTGAATTAACAGAAGAAGGTCAACAGATTATTGTTGCTCGTGGAGGAGAAGGTGGTCTCGGTAATGTGTCTATTCAAAAAGATCCTAGGAAGCCTCCGACTACGAAGGCAGGGGCAGGTCAACACGTAACCAATCTTCAGGACACTGACAGTGTTAACTCTTCCTTAAGTACAGGTTTACCTGGTTCTGAGTCTGTTCTTATATTAGAACTGAAGTGCATTGCTGATGTTAGTTTTGTGGGAATGCCTAATGCTGGTAAAAGCACGTTACTTGGAGCTATATCGAGAGCTAAGCCTGCTGTTGGTCACTATGCCTTCACTACCCTTAGGCCGAATTTAGGGAATTTGAACTATGATGATATGTCGATAATTGTGGCTGATATTCCTGGACTTATAAAGGGCGCACACCAAAATCGTGGACTTGGTCATGCATTTCTGCGCCACATAGAACGCACAAAGGTTCTGGCTTATGTGGTAGACGTGGCTGCTGCTTTACCGGGAAGAAAAGGAATTTCACCGTGGGAACAACTGAAAGACTTGGTTCTAGAGCTTGAGTACCATCTGGAGGGTTTATCCAATCGGCCATCCTTGATAGTCGCAAATAAGATTGATGAGGAAGGTGCTGAGGAAGTGTATGAAGAGTTAAGGAGAAGGGTCCAGGGTGTTCCTATCTTTGCTGTGAGTGCTGTTTTGGAGGAAGGGATACCAGAGCTTAAATCTGGTCTTAGAATGCTTGTCAATGGTGAAACTTCATGCCCACTTTGCCTAGATCAAATATTGCTTGATTAG
- the LOC11429749 gene encoding probable GTP-binding protein OBGM, mitochondrial isoform X1 yields MLVFEARYVRQVKVFTRTCVSRWSTVFYSCYSNSPHSKSKLAPLQERRMIDKVKIFAKAGDGGHGCTSSRRSRHDRKSIADGGSGGVGGDVILECSRRVWDFSGLQRHLIAGNGGHGSSKNKIGTRGADKVVRVPIGTVLHLVSGDIPSIVKKVQSSADLDPWDVPGVLVDDHSDPRDGSTSNVTMQEKVNAIHPTGCSSSQATEANVEKSVKSTCVASADVLSQLSSSNETSELGSEDIEGKPEILSNVAELTEEGQQIIVARGGEGGLGNVSIQKDPRKPPTTKAGAGQHVTNLQDTDSVNSSLSTGLPGSESVLILELKCIADVSFVGMPNAGKSTLLGAISRAKPAVGHYAFTTLRPNLGNLNYDDMSIIVADIPGLIKGAHQNRGLGHAFLRHIERTKVLAYVVDVAAALPGRKGISPWEQLKDLVLELEYHLEGLSNRPSLIVANKIDEEGAEEVYEELRRRVQGVPIFAVSAVLEEGIPELKSGLRMLVNGETSCPLCLDQILLD; encoded by the exons ATGTTGGTGTTTGAAGCAAGATATGTTCGACAAGTAAAAGTTTTTACTCGAACTTGTGTATCGAGATGGTCTACTGTATTTTATTCTTGTTATTCAAATTCTCCTCACAGCAAATCTAAGCTGGCCCCTTTGCAG GAGAGAAGAATGATTgacaaagttaaaatatttgcaaaaGCAGGAGATGGTGGTCATGGTTGCACCAGCTCTCGCCGCAGTCGACATGATAGAAAGAGCATAGCTGATg GTGGCAGTGGTGGGGTAGGTGGTGATGTAATTCTGGAATGCTCTCGTAGAGTTTGGGATTTCAGTGGTCTGCAGCGTCATCTA ATAGCAGGTAATGGAGGACATGGATCATCAAAAAATAAGATAGGAACCAGGGGTGCCGATAAG GTTGTTCGTGTACCGATTGGCACTGTACTTCATCTTGTTAGTGGTGATATTCCTTCTATAGTCAAAAAAGTTCAATCCTCGGCAGATTTAGACCCTTGGGATGTTCCTGGTGTACTTGTAGATGATCATTCCGACCCTCGCGATGGTTCTACTTCCAACGTTACAATGCAGGAAAAAGTCAATGCAATACATCCTACTGGCTGCTCTTCATCCCAAGCTACTGAAGCAAATGTTGAGAAGTCTGTAAAATCTACATGTGTTGCATCAGCAGATGTACTTTCTCAACTTTCATCATCTAATGAAACTTCCGAACTTGGTTCAGAGGATATAGAAGGGAAACCAGAGATCCTTAGTAATGTTGCTGAATTAACAGAAGAAGGTCAACAGATTATTGTTGCTCGTGGAGGAGAAGGTGGTCTCGGTAATGTGTCTATTCAAAAAGATCCTAGGAAGCCTCCGACTACGAAGGCAGGGGCAGGTCAACACGTAACCAATCTTCAGGACACTGACAGTGTTAACTCTTCCTTAAGTACAGGTTTACCTGGTTCTGAGTCTGTTCTTATATTAGAACTGAAGTGCATTGCTGATGTTAGTTTTGTGGGAATGCCTAATGCTGGTAAAAGCACGTTACTTGGAGCTATATCGAGAGCTAAGCCTGCTGTTGGTCACTATGCCTTCACTACCCTTAGGCCGAATTTAGGGAATTTGAACTATGATGATATGTCGATAATTGTGGCTGATATTCCTGGACTTATAAAGGGCGCACACCAAAATCGTGGACTTGGTCATGCATTTCTGCGCCACATAGAACGCACAAAGGTTCTGGCTTATGTGGTAGACGTGGCTGCTGCTTTACCGGGAAGAAAAGGAATTTCACCGTGGGAACAACTGAAAGACTTGGTTCTAGAGCTTGAGTACCATCTGGAGGGTTTATCCAATCGGCCATCCTTGATAGTCGCAAATAAGATTGATGAGGAAGGTGCTGAGGAAGTGTATGAAGAGTTAAGGAGAAGGGTCCAGGGTGTTCCTATCTTTGCTGTGAGTGCTGTTTTGGAGGAAGGGATACCAGAGCTTAAATCTGGTCTTAGAATGCTTGTCAATGGTGAAACTTCATGCCCACTTTGCCTAGATCAAATATTGCTTGATTAG
- the LOC11433289 gene encoding polyadenylate-binding protein 1 isoform X1, whose translation MEQEEHEVYGADIPDEEVDMDADIDAEHQEGDEELASNHTTKELEDMKKRLKEIEEEASALREMQAKVEKEMGAVQDPAGSSVSQAEKEEVDARSIYVGNVDYACTPEEVQQHFQSCGTVNRVTILTDKFGQPKGFAYVEFVEADAVQNALILNETELHGRQLKVSAKRTNVPGLKQYGRRPAGFRGRRPFMPAPFFPPYAYGRVPRYRRPTRYRPY comes from the exons ATGGAGCAGGAAGAGCACGAAGTCTACGGTGCTGACATTCCCGATGAAGAGGTTGACATGGATGCCGACATAGATGCTGAACATCAAGAAGGCGATGAAGAACTCGCATCCAATCACACCACCAAG GAATTGGAGGATATGAAGAAGAGGCTGAAAGAGATCGAGGAAGAAGCTAGCGCCCTTCGCGAAATGCAAGCTAAGGTTGAGAAAGAGATGGGCGCTGTTCAAG ATCCTGCTGGGTCTTCTGTGTCTCAAGCTGAAAAGGAGGAAGTGGATGCTAGATCTATCTATGTCGGTAAT GTTGACTATGCATGCACACCTGAAGAAGTCCAACAGCATTTTCAGTCCTGTGGTACTGTGAACAGAGTCACAATATTGACAGACAAATTTGGTCAACCGAAAGGATTTGCTTATGTAGAATTTGTTGAAGCTGATGCTGTTCAGAATGCTCTCATTTTAAATGAAACTGAATTGCATGGCCGACAGCTGAAG GTGTCTGCAAAACGTACTAATGTTCCTGGATTGAAGCAGTACGGAAGAAGACCTGCTGGTTTCCGCGGTAGGAGGCCTTTCATGCCTGCACCATTCTTTCCACCATATGCTTACGG AAGGGTTCCGAGATATAGAAGACCCACCCGATACCGGCCATACTAG